From Acipenser ruthenus unplaced genomic scaffold, fAciRut3.2 maternal haplotype, whole genome shotgun sequence:
cctctctcctctcctctcctctcctctcctcccctcctctctcctctcctctcctcccctcctctctcctctcctctccctctcctctcccgtTTGAATCCCCAGACCAAACAACGACTCCGGAAAATCTGGGAAAAACTTCCTGGTGGAATccggcgacagcagcagcagcgacgAAGAAGACGGCTCCGACCCGGAACCCGTTCACGTTCCCCATCCCGCTCCGGAACGCCTGATCACCCAGAACAAACTCCCGGCTCCCAGACTGGGAGCAAGCGATCCGGGCTCCAGCGTCTTCAGCAACCCCTTCAGGGAGGAGAGGAACGAGCAGCTGAGCGTCTTGCAGAGACACGTGCCTCTGACGCTGCAGCCCAACCCAGCCCTGATCGGAGGGAAGCGGGTGTGTCTCCTCTATCGCAAGCAGGGGCGATGTCGCTTCGGACACAAATGCAAGTTCGCTCACGACAGCGACCTGCAGACCCCCGTGCTGCCGGTGCCGAGCCCCGCCGGGTCGACCCAGTCTCCTCCTGCGGAGCCAGCGGACCACCGGGACCGCTCTGAACCGGGCCAGCCCCGAACCGGGAAGAGGAAACCGGGTTTGAGCAACACTCTGGTGCCTCCGAAGCGCTCCATGAAGAATTACAAAGcccagagagagagggaaaaaCCCTGGGTActgtagagagagagggagggagggagaaaggagagggggacagaggagagagaggggagagggggacagaggagagagagggggagagaggagagggagtagagggggagaaaggagagggagaaaggagagggagacagaggagagagggagaaaggagagggagacaggagaggagaggggaagaaatgagagggagacagaggaggagagggggagaaaggagagggggacagaggagagagggggacagaggagagagagagggggagagggagaaaggagaGGGGGACAGAGGAGAGATGGAGAAAGGAgagggacagaggagagagggagaaaggagagggagagggggagagaggagagggagtagAGGGGGAGAaaggagaggtggagaggaggggCAGTCTGTTTCTTGTCTGGTTTTGAGAAAtcctgtattccttcgaatttaagactttttaaaccatttttttactTCTCAAatattccctgtgtgtgtgcgaccctgagcaagtcactgaacctccttgtgctccgtccttcaggatgagacgtcaaacaaacgagctcctattggaagtgactctgcagcagccactgactccctgtgtgtgtgtgaccctgagcaagtcactgaacctccttgtgctccgtccttcaggatgagacgtcaaacaaacgagctcctattggaagtgactctgcagcagccactgactccgtgtgtgtgtgtgaccctgagcaagtcactgaacctccttgtgctccgtccttcaggatgagacgtcaaacaaacgagctcctattggaagtgactctgcagcagccactgactccctgtgtgtgtgtgaccctgagcaagtcactgaacctccttgtgctccgtccttcaggatgagacgtcaaacaaacgagctcctattggaagtgactctgcagcagccactgactccctgtgtgtgtgtgaccctgagcaagtcactgaacctccttgtgctccgtctttcgggtgagacgtagttgtaagtgactctgcagctgatgcataattcacacacctaTAGtttctgtaaatcgccttggataaagacgtctgctaaataaacaaataataataataatcaaacgcTTGAGATGTATGGACTTGGGGGGAGTGTGCAGTCAAAACAACTTTCATAGCAAAGGGGGCATGGGCAGAAAGGTCAAGTTTAGTGCACCAAATACcctgctaaaaaatataaatatatatatatatatatatatatatatatatatatatatatatatatacacacacacacatatacacactgcATTAAAACATACACAGTGCTAATGGTACAGCTTCCTGTAGAGTTGAAACGCTCCTGCCAAAAGTATTGCATCGCCTACAATATTAGGATCGATATGTCCTTTTAAATAAGttatacaaacataatttagagCGTCTATTTATTTAGCATCGTCTGTAtcagtcaaagaaactacaaagtggtgtgtgtggaattcaatatgttaacaagggaacattattcagcagctttcattggactctatgaagctgagggagttcattctatatagagggggtggaattcaatatgttaacaagggaacattattcagcagctttcattggactctatgaagctgagggagttcattctatatagagggggtggaattcaatatgttaacaagggaacattattcagcagctttcattggactctatgaagctgagggagttcattctatatagagggggtggaattcaatatgttaacaagggaacattattcagcagctttcattggactctatgaagctgagggagttcattctatatagagggggtggaattcaatatgttaacaagggaacattattcagcagctttcattggactctatgaagctgagggagttcattctatatagagggggtggaattcaatatgttaacaagggaacattattcagcagctttcattggactctatgaagctgagggagttcattctatagggtgatgatgaGTCGATATTAtcaccacacacacagatcacTAGAACCTTATAAAATGAACTACATTGCTCCTGAGTTGTTGTCATCGTTATAAAAAGGTGTAataaaattataatttatttcaaaaCAGCCTGGGGTTTATGCGTGTCTCTCTCAGCAAGGTTTAGCAATGATTATTTGACACCAGACCCGAGGAAAGCAGGATTGGAAAACTTCCTCCGAGACCAAGAAAGGACGATAAAAAAAAGTCTGGAAACCAGCGGAACTGGAATTCTGGGAatgctgtcaaaaaaaaaatggggaaatcAGGGATTGCAGAGAGTGAAAGAACAGCTGCTTGAGTTTGGTGTGGATCGCTGCCTTTCTCAAGACTGGGGAGCAGGGTTCCCCAAACCCCAGTCCTAGGGGTACCCCCCCACGTGTGTGTGTCCTGGTTTTAATACCAGCTGAGCTCTTAATAactgaactagacccttcatAGAACTGATACATTAATTAGATcctttttaaactgttttcagctcttaaaacagcTGCGCATTTCACGTTGGCtagagtattttttttataagtaacttgaactccaCAGACCTGAAATCAattaaaggtctaattaaacacattatcagttcaatgaagaGTTTGGTTCAGTAATTAAGAACTCAGTTGgtttgaaaaccagcagacagcgAACCAGAGTTCAGGGGGCCCTCCTTCAGTTTTGAGAAACACAGTGATCCACACAAACCCCAAGccgctgtttcttcactcgttctGCTCTGAAGGGTAAAAATCAGCCCGATGGATACCAGCGACCCTCGCCTGATCATCAGCCTGATTTCTGCAGAGCTGGCTCAAGCTCAGAGCTATTGAATATagtccagtccctgaccatcttccagcgcctcctcaagactcacctcttcagacagcacctgtagaactcctcttttccctctggacactttatcactcttccttaaatgcgctttacttgctcttatctgctccctattttactgcatttaatcctgtagagtactgtaatctgtcacaagtgttatttaatctgtagtattttgtattgaattatatcctgatgtaactatcactgacactgttatctgctccgttattgaatcatattttgtcaagtacttgctagaactgaagtcgttgtatttatcttgctcttaattgcattaatacaattattaatacaaatataaaaagacctaggagtttatgttcatctagacaatgtggggaagctataaaaaaggccaacaagatgctcggatatattgtgagaagtgttgaatttaaatcaagggaagtaatgttaaaactttacaatgcattagtaagacctcacctagaatattgtgttcagttcttgtcacctcgttacaaaaaggatattgctgctctagaaagagtgcaaagaagagcaaccagaattatcccgggtttaaaaggcatgtcgtatgcagacaggctgaaagaattgaatctgttcagtcttgaacaaacgcggtgatctgattcaagcattcaaaatcctaaaaggtattgacaatgtcgacccaggggacctgaaaaaagaaacaaggaccaggggtcacaaatggagattagataaaggggcattcagaacagaaaataggaggcacttttttacacagagaaccgtgagggtctggaaccaactccccagtaatgttgttgaagctgacaccctgggatccttcaagaagctgcttgatgagattctgggatcaataagctactaacaaccaaacgagcaagatgggctgaatggggcctcctctcgtttggaaactttcttatgttcttaatacttgtactgtgattcttgaaatgtattttttgtttacgactgtaagtcgccctggataagggcgtctgctaagaaataaataataataataataataataatattataagaaaaaaaaaacacccaccaaTATCTCGTGTAACGTTAAGGGTTATTTTAATAAGATCTGTTGaactttttacatatttaaacagggttttttcaaaacaaaagttgTAATTCACCCTCGCTCCCCTCTTGACAATATTTCtggaaaagaaattaaaaaaaaaattaaaaattggaAGCCGCTCggagaatataaaataaattacacttttttttttttttaagttatgaaGAATTTCTACACAGTCGATGTCTCTATTGAATAAAGCAGAGGGAATATGAAGCCACGTTTTTAGGAGCTGCGGTTTTGAaatctggttccaggagacc
This genomic window contains:
- the LOC117410180 gene encoding uncharacterized protein LOC117410180; protein product: MAALGSSLVGYGVSSESESEGDADAAPPPKRPNNDSGKSGKNFLVESGDSSSSDEEDGSDPEPVHVPHPAPERLITQNKLPAPRLGASDPGSSVFSNPFREERNEQLSVLQRHVPLTLQPNPALIGGKRVCLLYRKQGRCRFGHKCKFAHDSDLQTPVLPVPSPAGSTQSPPAEPADHRDRSEPGQPRTGKRKPGLSNTLVPPKRSMKNYKAQREREKPWVL